The window CGATCAGCGCTTTGCCGAAGCCGAGGCGCTGATCGAGGAAATCAGCGCACGCTTGTTGCAGGGGCGCGGCAAGCCTATGCATTTCGGCCTGATGGAGCTGTTCGCCATCGTCCAGGTGCTCAAGGCGCTGGTGCTGCTGTATCAGGACAAGCTGGAGAACTGCCTGAAAGTCGCGCGCCACTGGCTGAGCCTGGTCCCCGGCAACCAGCCGGTGTTCCGCGCCAGCCTGTCCTGCGTGCAGGCGGCGGCCTATGCACTGCTGGGCGAGTACGGCGAAGCCGGCAAGGCGATCGCCGTGGCGCGCGACAACCTGCGCCAGACCGACAGCGACTACCTGCACGTGATGACCAGCCTGATCGAGTCGCTGATCTGCAAGGAACATGGCGAACTGGAACGCGGCAGAGCCCTGGCCGAAGCCGCGCGGGCGCGGGTGGAGCGGGTGTTCGGTCGACGCAGTCGGGTCGGTGGGCCGCTGGCGCTGGCCTATGCCGATCTGCTCTACGAGCAGGATCGGCACGCGGCGGTCCTCGCCGAGCTGCCGCTGGCCACCACCTGGCGCGACGTGGCGACGCCGGTGGAGTTGATCAGTCGCGGCAAGCTGGTGATGGCGCGGGGGCGCTTCTTTGCCGGCGAGGCGGAGCAGGGACTGGCCCAGCTCGACGAATGGCTGGCCGAATTGCAAGGTGCCGGCTCCGAGCGGGTCTTTGCCTTGGGCATGAGCTGCAAGGTGCAGTTTCTCCTGTGGCTGCGCCGTCCCAATGAGGCCGAGCGGGTTTGCCTGCAATTGCAGCAGCATCTGGCCAGCCTGGCGGTCGGGCGCTATCCCGATGCAAACACCGCCCTGGCCTTGGCCGAGGCACGCCTGGCGCTCAGCGAGCGGCGGGCCGACAGGGCCCAGAGCGGCCTGGAGGCCTGCCTGGCCAAACAGACGGCCGAGCACCAGCGCGACCGGCGCTTGCGTTTGGCCTTGTTACTTTCTGTGGCGTATTGGCGCAAAGGTAACAGCGAAAAAGCCTTTGCCCTGTTCCAGTCGACCCTGGAGGAAGCCTGGAGCAGCGGCTATCGCCGCCTGTTTCAGGATGATGCCCTGTGGCTGCTGCCGCTCTGGGAGGCCTGGCAAGCGGCCGAGCCGAAGCGTGCCGCGGCCTGGCACGGGTTGGCCGAAATGCTTCGCGAACAATGCCGCCGGCTGGCCGTTGACTATGAAAACCTGGATGAAAATCAGGATGTTAGCCACAGGGAGCGGGAAATTCTGCGCTTCGTGGCGGCGGGTCTGTCGAACCGCGATATCGCTCAGTCGGTGCATTTGTCGGAGGCCACCATCAAGTGGCATCTGCACAATCTGTTCTCCAAGTTGGGGGTGCGCAGCCGCACCCAGGCGGTACTCAAGGGCAAGAGCATGGGCTTGCTGAGCGAGCTGTAGGTTCACCTGGGGTGCCGCCTGACCGTGCTCCATCCGTTGGATAGGCTGGCAGCCGAGGGTGGCATCAGTAACTTGAGGTTCAGGGCGGGAAGCACGGTGCTTCACGAATCCAGGCTTGCGGTAACTAGGGAAGCAACCACGAGCCTGGAGATCGGCGTGAGCCGGTCCAGCTGTCGGTGACAGGAGTCCGCGGCAGCAAAACCTCATCTGTGAACTGTGGAGACAACAACAATGAAAAACTTCAAACAACTGGTTCTTGCTGCTGCTCTAGCTGCTCCGTTCATGGCCCAGGCCGATCTGAAAGCCATGGACGACAGCACTCTGGCGAGCGTGACCGGTCAGGACGGGATCAGCATTGCCGGTGACTTCTCCGGTTCCATCGGCAACGTGGCCTACACCGACGATGGTGGTGCGCTGAACCTGAATGATATCGATATCACCGGTTTCACCATTGACGATAACGCCCCGCTGACGGTTGACGTGGTGACCACCAGCATCACTCCGGTCGGTGGTGGTGCGGCCGTAGCGACCAAGCAGTTGGCCATTGGCTTGCCGGCCATGACTGGCACCGTGTCGGTAGGGAAAATCAACGTAGGCGGTGCCTATAGCGCCGGTGCCCTGACTGGCGGTAGCAATATCGGCGGCCTGGCGATTTCCGATATCAACATGAGTGGCAGCACCATCAAGGTCTGGGGCCACTGAGTTCGCTCACCGCACCAGCCTCGGAAAACCTTATCAGCCTCGGCTGATAAGGTTTTCTTCTGATAAGAAAAGTCGCTTTACCAGGACTGCTGATGATCGAAATTCTCTTGGGTAGCCTGATCGGCCTGTTCGGCTTTACCGAGGCGGTGGACACCAAGCCGCCGGCGCCGGGAACGGTCAATATCACCCAGGCGCTGGTGCCCAACGGCCCGCTGCGCGAGTCGGTGGTTCTCGAGCCGATGAGCCAACTGCAGTTTCGCAATGTGATCCGTCAGGCCTACGACTACAGCTGCGGCTCGGCCGCGCTGACCAGCCTGTTGGACTACTACCTCGGTCGCAATCTGGAAGAGCGCCAGGTGATGGAAGGCCTGCTGCGTTACGGCGAGGCCGACAAGATCGTCGAGCGCCGCGGTTTTTCCCTGCTCGACATGAAGCGCTTCGTCGGCGCCCTCGGCTACAAGAGTGGCGGCTTTCGCGCCGAATTCGCCGACCTCGATGCGCTCGAACATCCGGCCATCGTGCCGATCCACTATGCCGGCTTTAAGCATTTCGTGGTGGTCCGTGACGTCTACAACGACCACGTGTTCGTCGCCGATCCGGCCCTCGGCAATATCAGTTTTACCCGTAGCCGTTTCGAGGAAATCTGGGACCAGAACGTCCTCTTCGTGATTTTTCCCAGCGGTCAGGAACCGCACAACGCCATGGCGTTGGCCGAGCGCGATCTGCGCATCATCGATGACCGCACGATAAGCCTGCTGGCGTTTCGCGAGTTCCCGCAAATCAGCAAATTCACCGAGAACCAGGCCGACGAATTGGGCTCTGGGGGCGACATTCAATACATCCGTCGCAAATGATCTTGAGGCAATCCACTGCCCGGCATAACAAGAAATTACTGGGGATAGCGTGATGGATGTGAAGGGGTGTGCATGGCTGGCCATGCTGGCGCTGCTGGTGGCGCAACCGCTATGGGCAGATGAGTCTGCGGTCAATGCATCCGGGGTCGACCAGGCGCGCGATGCCTTGAGCAAGAAAGACGACGACGCCGACAGCGCCAAGGCCCTGGAGCAGGTGTTCCAGGCCGCTGAACAGAGCTACACCCTGCTGAAGAAGGGCGAGCGCACGCTGACCTACGGCTTCGACTATTCGCTGCTGCGCGATACCCAGATCCAGACCGTGCGCAGCGGCACCAACGTGTTCAGCGTGGTGTCGCAGGCCGAGGCGCAGCACACCTTCACCAACTCCTTCACCTTCGATTACGGCGTATGGGACAACCTGACCTTCAGCATGCGCTTGCCGCTGGTGGCCAAGTACGACACCGAGCGCGAGATCGACGTCTACAGCCTCGGTGATATCTCCGCCAGCCTGCGCTGGCAGCCCTGGCCGTCGCTGCGCGGCAAGCCGGTCACCACCCTGTTCGCCACCATTGGCCTGCCGACCGGCACTAGCCCCTACGACATCAACAGCGACAAGGACCTGGCCACCGGCAGCGGCTTCTACAGCCTCGGTGGTGGGGTGAACATGTCCTACGTGATCGACCCGGTGGTGCTGTTCGGCTCGGCGGGGTACACCTACAACGTGCCGGTCTCGGGTATCCATCAGGTGCGGGGCGGGCGCGAGCTGCAGAAGGTCGACCCGGGCTCGACTCTCAACTTGAGCATGGGCTTCGCCTATGCCCTGTCCTATGACGTGTCGCTGTCCACCTCCTACCAGATGGCGCACAGCTTCAAGCCGACCTACACCTTCGCCGATGACAGCTTCGAGGGCACCGAGCAGACCAGTGCGATCATGAACTTCTCCCTGGGGCTGCGGACCTCGCCGGACTACATCGTCAACATCAACGCCGGTTTCGGAATGACCGAAGACTCGCCCGATGTGTTGCTGGGGCTGTCGATGCCCCTGGATATCAAGGGCCTGAAGGCTCAATAAGCGGCGAGCGGACAGGTCATGACTATGCGTATTTCGCCGCTGGCGCGGGCGGTTGCCGGGATCACGCTGCTCTGGGCCGGGCTGGCGCAGGCGCAGCTGGCGCAAAACCTGACCATCGGCAACCCCAAGGCGATGGCCCTGGGCAATGCCATTACCGCCGACTACAGCGGCATCGATGCGGTGCATTACAACCCGGCGGCGCTGACCAAGCTGAAAGGCCGGCAGACCATGGTGAAGTTCCTCACCGGGGTCATGGATATTCGCGCCGACTTCGACGCGCCAGCGGATTACGGCAGCAACTTCCTCGGCCTGGACGACGACCCGGTGGCCAATCGCTCCAGCCGCACCACCGCGGCGGCGATGTATTTGCCCGGACTCGGCGGCGCTACCGAAGTCCCAGTATTGTTCGCGCCGCTGGCTGGGCTGTCGATCAATCCGCCGGGCTCGAAGTTCACCTTCGCCACCGACGTTTATGCTCCGCAGGCGCTGGGCTACTCGCGCGATGACGACGACCCGGCGCGTTATCAGGGCAAGGAAGTGGTGTTGCAGCGGATCACCTACTTTTCCCCATCGCTGGGCTATCAGGTGAATGACGAGCTGGCGGTGGGGCTGTCGATCGGTTTTTCCCACCAGGCGGTGGCGCTCAACCAGGACTTCCGCGCGCCGGGCGTGCTCACCGGCTTCACCGGGGTGGCGCAGGACGCGTTGTGTACAGTCGACGGCAACCCGTTCGAGGTCCTCCTGAATATCTGCGGCGGCGACCTTGGCCCGTTCACCGATATCGCCAACCTCGACATCGACATGCAGCAATCGCTGTCGCCGACCTGGAACGTTAGCTTCCTGTGGGAGCCATACGACTGGTTCGCCCTCGGCGCGGTGTATCAGAGCGAGGCGAAGATGCATCTGCAGGGCAGTTATCGCGTCGACTATTCGCAGGACTGGCAGGGCTTCTGGCAGGGTCTGGACAGCTCGCTGATCGGCGCCATCTTCAACAGCATCACCCCGGATGGCGTGTTCGACGAGGAGCAGGGCAACGTCTCCATGGACCTGACCTATCCCCAGCACTTTTCCACCGGGATCAAGCTCAAGCCGCATCCGCAGTGGCAGGTCAACTTCGACGTCAAATGGACCGACTATGCGGCCTGGAACGAATTCAAACTGGAGTTCGACCGGCCGCTGGACGTGCTGAAAATCGCCAGCCTGTTCTCGCCCAACAACGCCACGGCGACCACCATCACCCTCGATCGCAATTACGAGTCGGTGTGGAGTTGGGCGCTTGGCGTCCAGTACGAGGTCAACGACCGTCTGAGCCTGCGCGCGGGCTACGAGCCGAGGCCCTCGGCGATTCCGGATGACCAGGCGGATGTGCTCGCGCCGCTGGGCGACGCCCAGCTGTATGGGCTCGGCCTCGGCTATCGCTGGGACAAGGACACGCTGATCGATATCGGCTTCAACTACCTGGTCAGCAAGCAGAGCATCCCGGCCCGCTCCAGCTGCAACATCAACTGTTCGGATATCGACAGCATGGTCTACAACCCCTACGCCGATCTGGATGTCGACACGAGCGTCAAGGCCTATATCCTGGCGCTGACCTACCAGACCACCTTCTGAGCCTTCGCCATGTCGACACTTGTGCGTATTCCGCAACTCCTGGCTCTGCTGCTCTGTACGCTGGCGGCGAGCGGGGCGGGTGCCAGCCAGGGCCGTTACCTGACCTGGGTGGACGAGCAGGGGCGGGTGCATAACACCTTCGTTGATGGCCACTACGGCGAACAGCAGCGCCAGGCGGCGCGGCGTATCAGCCTGAGTGACCAGGCTCGGCTCAACGACGACGAGGCGGCACGCTGGCCGGGCAGCGCCAGCAGTGGCGAGAGCAAGCGCCGCTACTACACCTGGGTGGACGCCAGCGGCAATCTGCAGAACAGCTTCTATGCCGGCGACCAGCAGCTGGCCAGGCAGGCCGATCAGTTGTTGCCCAATGGCGAGCGTTCCGGCGAGTACATCGACGCCGATGTGCTGGAAGGCCGCGGTTTCGCTCGTCCGGAACACAGCAAGCAGTACTACACCTGGGTCGACGAGCAGGGGCGGATGCGCAATTCGACGTTGCCGCCGGCGGGGCGCCAAGCCGTTGCCAGCTCTGGCCAGCCGATCCAGTTCAGCGAGGGCCGGCAGATCGAGTTTTCCAGCAAGGCGGCCGTTTTGCCGGCCCTGGACGGCCAGCCGACTGCCGCCATGCAGGCATTGCTGGCGGGTAGCAAAAGCACTGGCGACGGGCTCTACCAGAGCCTGCTGGCGCAATGCTGCGGACAATTGGCGGAAGACGCCTTCAGTGAACTGTCGGCCGATGAACCGCGCTATGAGGAGCTGAACCGCTTCTCGCCGAGCTTCGATTTCCCCATGGGCCGCAGCTATTACGCCGCGGTGAAACTGCCGCGTTCGCAGCGGACCTATGGTCTGCGCGTGCGCAGCTTCGCCAACAAGCAGGTGGTCTATCCCTCGCTGCTGTTCCTCGACGAGGCCAAGCGTCCGACGCGCCTGGTCAGCGACGCGGTCTACCAGCTGCATGGCGAGACCTGGTACCGCTATGCCTTCATCGAAGGCACGGTGCCTGTCAAGGCCGCCGAGGGCGAGCGCTATGTGCTGCTGCTGACCACCGACGAGGATCGCCATCTGCAGACCCTCGACAACAAGCCGTTCAAACGGCCGCTGCAGGAGCTGGCAGTCGATACGGCCGGCATGCAGGCCCATGCGCACAGCGATGAAGGTGGCTTCGAGCTGGCCATCGTGCGCTGAATGGCCGCCGTGAAAAGCAAAAAGCCCGGCTAGCTGCCGGGCTTTTTGCTGAGCGCATGACCGCTCAGAGTTCGGCTTGCTGCACGTGACCGAACAGCTGTTGGGCGAAGCGCACGCGCTCTTCCGGCGTCTCGACCACGCCTTTGGCTTCCATCTCCGCCAGGCGTGCCTCGACCGCATGGGTACGCTTGGTCAGGCCGCAGTCGTTGGCGATCTGGATGTTCAGGCCGGGGCGGGCGTTGAGCTCGAGAATCAGCGGTCCCTTGTCCTGGTCCAGCACCATGTCCACGCCGATGTAGCCGAGGCCGCACAGCTCGTAGCAGCCGGAGGCGAGCTTCATGAAACCGTCCCAGTCAGGCAGTTGCACGCCATCCACCGCGTTGGCGGTATCGGGGTGCTTGCTGATCTTGTTGTTCAGCCAGGTGCCTCTCAGGGTCACGCCAGTGGCCAAGTCGACGCCGACACCGATCGCGCCCTGGTGCAGGTTGGCCTTGCCGTTCGACTGCCGGGTCGGCAGGCGCAGCATGGCCATCACCGGGTAGCCCTTGAGGACGATGATGCGGATGTCCGGTACGCCTTCATAGCTGATGCTCTTGAAGATCTGGTCCGGAGTCACCCGATACTCGATCAGCGCACGGTCGCGGTGGCCGCCGAGCGAGTAGAGGCCGGTGAGGATGTTGGAAATCTGGTGCTCGATTTCATCATGGCTGATGATCTTGCCGGAAACCGTCTTGTAGCGCTCCTCGAAGCGGTCGGCGATCACCAGGATGCCATCGCCGCCGGCGCCCTGCGCCGGCTTGATGACGAAATCGTTGCGCTCGCCGATGATCTCGTTGAGCTTGTCGATCTCCTTCTCGGTCTCGATGATCCCGTACATCTCGGGAACATGGATGCCCGCCTCGATAGCCCGCAGCTTGGTGATGATCTTGTCGTCGACAATCGGGTACAGGTGCCGTTGGTTGTACTTCAGCACGTAGTCCGCATTGCGCCGGTTGATGCCCATGATGCCTTTGGCATCCAGGGCTTTCCATCGCTTGATCAGGCCGAACATGGCTCAGTCCTTCAGGAAGGCTTTGAAACGGAATAGTTCGGTGAGGCGGTAGCCGCGGTAGCGACCCATCGCCAGCATGAAACCGACCAGCACCATCAGCACCGCCGGGAAGGTGAATATGAAGTACACCAGCTCCGGCACCTTCATCAGCAGATGCGCCAGCGAGGCGGCGAACAGGGTGCCGATGGCGGCCTTCATGGCATGGGCGGCGCCGCGTTCTTCCCAGGTGATCGACAGGCGTTCGATGCTCATGGTCAGGATCACCATCGGGAACAGGGCAATCGACAGACCGCTCTCGAAGCCGAGCTTGTGGCTGAGCAGGCTGATAGCCGCAATGGCCACCACCACGAAGGTCAGCACCACCGATAGGCGCGGCAGCATCTGCAGCTTCAGGTGTTCGAGGTAGGAACGCAGCGACAGGCCCAGTGCGGTGATCACCGTGAACAGGATGATGCCCCATTGCAGGCCGGTTTCGCGGAAGGCGAGGGCGATCAGCACCGGGGTGAAGGTGCCGAGGGTCTGCAGGCCGATCAGGTTGCGCAGGATCAGGATCACCAGCACGCCGATGGGGATCATGATCATGATCTGGAAGGTCTGCTGGGTCTGCAGCGGCAGGCCGTACAGCGAATATTCGAGGAAGTCGGCGTCGGTGCTCTCATCGGTCAGCTTGGCCAAGTGGATGGCATTGATCTCGCTGTTGTTGAGGTTGAAGCTGACTTGGGCCTTCTTGCCGCCATCCACGCTGACCAACGGCTGGTCGCCAATCCACCAGACCAGGCGATCGCT is drawn from Pseudomonas cavernae and contains these coding sequences:
- a CDS encoding helix-turn-helix transcriptional regulator, with product MPVSNLNALPLLRTKLFPASVTGRAQLPRTALLERLFAAREQRLLLLSAPAGFGKSTLLGQYRQRLLASGAQVAWLSCDESDSEPQRLMQYLVAAIEAVVPRFGSHITGLLQGDASWPLEALIDAFFSDIRRLQDDIYLMLDDFHRIRHPSMRKAARYLVEHLPSNLHLITSMRFKPLVLDQQTDLSWVCWLKADDLRLSSEETASYLREVKQLSLTSAELSVLHARTEGWITALHLAALALARHPNQAAFLAGLSGTERNIADYLAEDVLASLPETVQQFLDQTSVLDELSAELCNALTGRRDGLEMLMRLQNEQLFVIPLDEQGEWFRYHPLFAEFLQGRLTKRGDPSVLLHAAARWCESHELPDRSIRYALRARDFQFAADLLERQGANLIAGNRVYGILAMLKSVPAEVIREHPVFQIFYAWQLAFDQRFAEAEALIEEISARLLQGRGKPMHFGLMELFAIVQVLKALVLLYQDKLENCLKVARHWLSLVPGNQPVFRASLSCVQAAAYALLGEYGEAGKAIAVARDNLRQTDSDYLHVMTSLIESLICKEHGELERGRALAEAARARVERVFGRRSRVGGPLALAYADLLYEQDRHAAVLAELPLATTWRDVATPVELISRGKLVMARGRFFAGEAEQGLAQLDEWLAELQGAGSERVFALGMSCKVQFLLWLRRPNEAERVCLQLQQHLASLAVGRYPDANTALALAEARLALSERRADRAQSGLEACLAKQTAEHQRDRRLRLALLLSVAYWRKGNSEKAFALFQSTLEEAWSSGYRRLFQDDALWLLPLWEAWQAAEPKRAAAWHGLAEMLREQCRRLAVDYENLDENQDVSHREREILRFVAAGLSNRDIAQSVHLSEATIKWHLHNLFSKLGVRSRTQAVLKGKSMGLLSEL
- a CDS encoding DUF6160 family protein → MKNFKQLVLAAALAAPFMAQADLKAMDDSTLASVTGQDGISIAGDFSGSIGNVAYTDDGGALNLNDIDITGFTIDDNAPLTVDVVTTSITPVGGGAAVATKQLAIGLPAMTGTVSVGKINVGGAYSAGALTGGSNIGGLAISDINMSGSTIKVWGH
- a CDS encoding C39 family peptidase, with product MIEILLGSLIGLFGFTEAVDTKPPAPGTVNITQALVPNGPLRESVVLEPMSQLQFRNVIRQAYDYSCGSAALTSLLDYYLGRNLEERQVMEGLLRYGEADKIVERRGFSLLDMKRFVGALGYKSGGFRAEFADLDALEHPAIVPIHYAGFKHFVVVRDVYNDHVFVADPALGNISFTRSRFEEIWDQNVLFVIFPSGQEPHNAMALAERDLRIIDDRTISLLAFREFPQISKFTENQADELGSGGDIQYIRRK
- a CDS encoding transporter — encoded protein: MLALLVAQPLWADESAVNASGVDQARDALSKKDDDADSAKALEQVFQAAEQSYTLLKKGERTLTYGFDYSLLRDTQIQTVRSGTNVFSVVSQAEAQHTFTNSFTFDYGVWDNLTFSMRLPLVAKYDTEREIDVYSLGDISASLRWQPWPSLRGKPVTTLFATIGLPTGTSPYDINSDKDLATGSGFYSLGGGVNMSYVIDPVVLFGSAGYTYNVPVSGIHQVRGGRELQKVDPGSTLNLSMGFAYALSYDVSLSTSYQMAHSFKPTYTFADDSFEGTEQTSAIMNFSLGLRTSPDYIVNINAGFGMTEDSPDVLLGLSMPLDIKGLKAQ
- a CDS encoding MalM family protein, which produces MSTLVRIPQLLALLLCTLAASGAGASQGRYLTWVDEQGRVHNTFVDGHYGEQQRQAARRISLSDQARLNDDEAARWPGSASSGESKRRYYTWVDASGNLQNSFYAGDQQLARQADQLLPNGERSGEYIDADVLEGRGFARPEHSKQYYTWVDEQGRMRNSTLPPAGRQAVASSGQPIQFSEGRQIEFSSKAAVLPALDGQPTAAMQALLAGSKSTGDGLYQSLLAQCCGQLAEDAFSELSADEPRYEELNRFSPSFDFPMGRSYYAAVKLPRSQRTYGLRVRSFANKQVVYPSLLFLDEAKRPTRLVSDAVYQLHGETWYRYAFIEGTVPVKAAEGERYVLLLTTDEDRHLQTLDNKPFKRPLQELAVDTAGMQAHAHSDEGGFELAIVR
- a CDS encoding inactive transglutaminase family protein; this translates as MRSLNLHLKVLIAVLVTLGILITAYQIFIVGIPVTEDETDDLWNIDAKVEFQANPKSPVKLQMFVPPLSQDYVSLNESFVSKNYGVSINRVDGNRKVTWSARRASGNQVLYYRLVLTKRYSGEQPKPKGPIFRDTIPVEGPEKIAAEALLAPIRQHSADVETFISETIKRVNNLGDDNVKLLLAGDASTVNKAKTIELLLSIAHVPMERVHSLRLIADQPQNPELWLRSFDGENWLYFNPETGEQGLPSDRLVWWIGDQPLVSVDGGKKAQVSFNLNNSEINAIHLAKLTDESTDADFLEYSLYGLPLQTQQTFQIMIMIPIGVLVILILRNLIGLQTLGTFTPVLIALAFRETGLQWGIILFTVITALGLSLRSYLEHLKLQMLPRLSVVLTFVVVAIAAISLLSHKLGFESGLSIALFPMVILTMSIERLSITWEERGAAHAMKAAIGTLFAASLAHLLMKVPELVYFIFTFPAVLMVLVGFMLAMGRYRGYRLTELFRFKAFLKD
- a CDS encoding outer membrane protein transport protein; translated protein: MTMRISPLARAVAGITLLWAGLAQAQLAQNLTIGNPKAMALGNAITADYSGIDAVHYNPAALTKLKGRQTMVKFLTGVMDIRADFDAPADYGSNFLGLDDDPVANRSSRTTAAAMYLPGLGGATEVPVLFAPLAGLSINPPGSKFTFATDVYAPQALGYSRDDDDPARYQGKEVVLQRITYFSPSLGYQVNDELAVGLSIGFSHQAVALNQDFRAPGVLTGFTGVAQDALCTVDGNPFEVLLNICGGDLGPFTDIANLDIDMQQSLSPTWNVSFLWEPYDWFALGAVYQSEAKMHLQGSYRVDYSQDWQGFWQGLDSSLIGAIFNSITPDGVFDEEQGNVSMDLTYPQHFSTGIKLKPHPQWQVNFDVKWTDYAAWNEFKLEFDRPLDVLKIASLFSPNNATATTITLDRNYESVWSWALGVQYEVNDRLSLRAGYEPRPSAIPDDQADVLAPLGDAQLYGLGLGYRWDKDTLIDIGFNYLVSKQSIPARSSCNINCSDIDSMVYNPYADLDVDTSVKAYILALTYQTTF
- a CDS encoding alpha-L-glutamate ligase-like protein; the protein is MFGLIKRWKALDAKGIMGINRRNADYVLKYNQRHLYPIVDDKIITKLRAIEAGIHVPEMYGIIETEKEIDKLNEIIGERNDFVIKPAQGAGGDGILVIADRFEERYKTVSGKIISHDEIEHQISNILTGLYSLGGHRDRALIEYRVTPDQIFKSISYEGVPDIRIIVLKGYPVMAMLRLPTRQSNGKANLHQGAIGVGVDLATGVTLRGTWLNNKISKHPDTANAVDGVQLPDWDGFMKLASGCYELCGLGYIGVDMVLDQDKGPLILELNARPGLNIQIANDCGLTKRTHAVEARLAEMEAKGVVETPEERVRFAQQLFGHVQQAEL